One region of Bradyrhizobium betae genomic DNA includes:
- a CDS encoding HD-GYP domain-containing protein codes for MQNARTILRPVNRNGDIREAEAARPLVQVLADTSERLSGVRSILEEKFTVAGERLDADARLTQVPTAIVIRAELRDVDNIAAIKKRAGRLAKASKRIFILEHTSHVGISQAYALGATLVLPGVINRIKLLAALSDPANEASAASGGTPPDNAVETAATAIASMFTSVTLGQPLDVDGTREAGRQIADRITQHGLSEWLTTVRRHHEGTYQHCLLVTGVAIDFGLSLGVGRADLERLYSAAMFHDIGKAQIPLTILDKPGRLDPEERALIETHPAAGYDFLKGHDKISPEILDAVRHHHEYLDGSGYPDALGAESIGDIVRILTISDIFAALIEYRHYKPTLPRADAYNILCGMNGKLEKALLASFKQVALTR; via the coding sequence GTGCAGAACGCGCGAACCATCCTCCGCCCCGTCAATCGCAACGGCGACATCCGTGAAGCCGAAGCGGCCCGCCCCCTCGTGCAAGTGCTGGCCGACACGTCCGAACGGCTGTCCGGCGTCCGCTCGATCCTCGAGGAAAAGTTCACCGTCGCGGGCGAGCGGCTCGACGCCGACGCCAGGCTCACCCAGGTGCCGACGGCGATCGTCATCCGCGCGGAGCTGCGCGACGTCGACAACATCGCGGCCATCAAGAAGCGGGCCGGCAGGCTGGCGAAGGCCAGCAAACGCATCTTCATCCTCGAGCATACCTCTCACGTCGGCATCTCGCAGGCCTACGCGCTCGGCGCGACGCTTGTCCTGCCCGGTGTCATCAACCGGATCAAATTGCTGGCGGCGCTGAGCGATCCGGCCAACGAGGCCTCCGCTGCTTCGGGCGGAACGCCGCCGGACAACGCCGTCGAGACCGCGGCAACCGCGATCGCTTCGATGTTCACGTCCGTCACCCTCGGCCAGCCGCTCGATGTCGACGGCACCAGGGAAGCCGGCCGCCAGATCGCCGATCGCATCACCCAGCACGGCCTGTCGGAGTGGCTGACGACGGTGCGGCGCCACCACGAGGGAACCTATCAACACTGCCTGCTGGTCACAGGCGTCGCCATCGACTTCGGCCTGAGCCTCGGCGTCGGACGCGCCGACCTGGAGCGCCTCTACTCCGCGGCCATGTTCCACGACATCGGCAAGGCGCAGATTCCGCTCACCATCCTCGACAAGCCCGGCCGCCTCGACCCCGAGGAGCGCGCCCTGATCGAGACTCATCCGGCGGCGGGCTACGATTTTCTGAAGGGCCACGACAAGATCTCGCCGGAGATCCTGGACGCAGTGCGCCATCATCACGAATATCTCGACGGCAGCGGCTATCCGGATGCGCTTGGTGCCGAGAGCATCGGCGACATCGTCCGCATTCTCACCATCTCGGACATCTTCGCCGCGCTGATCGAGTACCGGCACTACAAGCCGACCCTCCCGCGCGCGGATGCCTACAACATCCTCTGCGGAATGAACGGAAAGCTGGAGAAAGCGCTGCTCGCCTCGTTCAAGCAGGTCGCGCTCACGCGGTGA
- a CDS encoding alpha/beta hydrolase: protein MPAPLDPVIAQIIPLLPLRDPTTMTPQSARDALRALAAARAAVPPPPVDAVADIKVKGGAGPLDARVYRVGTTPAPTVVFFHGGGWVAGDLETHDRQARNLAIETGAVVVSVDYRRPPEVRFPCAFEDAFAAARDVFNRVAEFGGDARRLGVGGDSAGGNLAATTAIACRDAGIELAAQLLVYPVTDVVGSYADAAENARFPSRSENADGYFLSRAVMEWFSGHYLADPAHAADWRVSPLRAASLEGVAPAIVTTAWFDPLRDEGAAYAKALEVAGVRVKHHEGAGLIHGYFGLGDASEVARAEAQRARADFKALLARGI from the coding sequence ATGCCCGCGCCGCTCGATCCCGTCATTGCCCAGATCATCCCGCTGTTGCCGCTGCGCGATCCCACCACGATGACGCCACAGAGCGCCCGCGATGCCTTGCGCGCACTGGCTGCCGCGCGCGCCGCCGTGCCGCCGCCGCCCGTCGACGCGGTCGCGGACATCAAGGTCAAAGGCGGCGCCGGGCCGCTCGATGCGCGGGTCTATCGGGTCGGCACCACGCCCGCGCCGACCGTGGTGTTCTTCCATGGCGGCGGCTGGGTCGCGGGCGATCTCGAAACCCATGACCGGCAGGCGCGCAATCTTGCGATCGAGACCGGCGCCGTCGTCGTCTCCGTCGATTATCGCCGTCCGCCGGAGGTGCGCTTTCCCTGCGCGTTCGAGGACGCCTTCGCTGCCGCGCGCGACGTCTTCAATCGCGTCGCGGAATTTGGCGGCGATGCCAGGCGTCTCGGGGTCGGCGGCGACAGCGCCGGCGGCAATCTCGCCGCCACCACCGCGATCGCCTGCCGCGATGCCGGCATCGAACTCGCCGCGCAGCTGCTGGTCTATCCCGTGACCGACGTCGTCGGCAGCTACGCGGATGCCGCCGAGAACGCGCGTTTTCCATCGCGCAGCGAGAATGCCGACGGCTACTTCCTGTCGCGCGCGGTGATGGAGTGGTTTTCCGGCCACTATCTCGCCGATCCCGCTCATGCCGCCGACTGGCGCGTCTCGCCGCTCCGCGCCGCATCGCTCGAAGGCGTCGCGCCCGCGATCGTGACCACCGCCTGGTTCGATCCCCTGCGCGACGAGGGCGCCGCCTATGCCAAGGCGCTGGAGGTGGCCGGCGTACGGGTCAAGCATCACGAGGGCGCCGGCCTGATCCACGGCTATTTCGGCCTTGGCGATGCCTCCGAGGTGGCGCGCGCCGAGGCGCAGCGTGCGCGGGCCGATTTCAAGGCGTTGCTGGCGCGCGGAATCTGA
- a CDS encoding nitroreductase family protein yields MSTWNSKRWSSRAAACIVVDEHRVLDPGAVCHFDLGALCYGIVLAAWDRGLGSVINGQGIMRSDIVREVANIPEDEVIMTCVAMGYPDDGFAANAVRSDREGNDAFVRYVGFAD; encoded by the coding sequence ATATCGACGTGGAATTCGAAACGCTGGTCCAGTCGCGCCGCAGCGTGCATCGTCGTCGATGAACACCGCGTGCTCGATCCCGGCGCGGTGTGCCATTTCGATCTCGGAGCGCTCTGTTACGGAATCGTGCTGGCGGCCTGGGACCGCGGACTCGGTTCCGTCATCAACGGGCAGGGCATCATGCGCTCCGATATCGTGCGCGAGGTCGCCAACATACCGGAAGACGAGGTCATCATGACCTGCGTCGCGATGGGTTATCCCGACGACGGCTTTGCCGCGAACGCGGTGCGCTCGGATCGCGAGGGCAATGACGCGTTCGTGCGCTATGTCGGCTTCGCCGACTAG